From Caldisalinibacter kiritimatiensis, the proteins below share one genomic window:
- a CDS encoding peptidoglycan recognition protein family protein encodes MGDVYAQPKPYILSRSGWGALPADGCSGSNNPEYIIIHHTGDENDALANYFGDDEEGFMKRIQEIHMNDNGWCDIGYNYAVGVNGLLMEGRNVNVAGAHAYGYNSKSIGVVVLGNYDIRDFTVKQEDKLVDLLAWLCYKYTIDYNTHIIGHRDVASKSCPGDNIYNRLSTIKDKIKNRFDIV; translated from the coding sequence ATGGGTGATGTTTATGCTCAACCTAAACCTTATATCTTATCAAGAAGCGGATGGGGTGCTTTACCTGCTGACGGATGTTCAGGCTCAAACAATCCAGAATATATTATAATTCATCATACAGGAGATGAAAATGATGCATTAGCTAATTATTTTGGTGATGATGAAGAAGGATTCATGAAAAGAATTCAAGAAATACACATGAATGATAATGGATGGTGCGACATTGGATATAATTATGCTGTAGGTGTAAATGGATTACTTATGGAAGGAAGAAACGTAAATGTAGCTGGAGCTCATGCATACGGTTATAATTCAAAAAGTATCGGAGTAGTTGTATTGGGGAATTATGACATTAGAGATTTTACAGTAAAACAAGAAGACAAACTAGTAGATTTATTAGCATGGTTATGTTATAAATATACAATTGATTATAATACTCACATAATAGGACATAGAGATGTAGCAAGCAAGTCTTGTCCAGGGGATAATATTTATAATAGATTATCTACTATAAAAGATAAAATTAAAAATAGGTTTGATATTGTATAA